A region of the Lysobacter sp. K5869 genome:
TCCACAGTTACTTTTGAAACCTGTGACGGATGACACGTCGCATTAGGAAAATTCCTACACGCTGTAGAGCACTCCGACGACAGTTTCTATTGCGCGCAACAAGCATCTTTTGAATCGCTCGACGGCACTACCGAGTCACAGATCCGCTGAAGCGGACATCCCCCAGACCGGGCCGGCTGAACTTCTCACAAGGATGACCCATGTTCCGCGTCGAACTGAAGCAGCGTGACGGCAGCGACGACCGTGCGTTGGCCGTGGCGATCGCAGAAATCGAACAGGAGTACCGCAGCGCCGAAGCGGCGCTGAAGTCCGTGCTGCCCTCGGCCCGGAAGTACGCGGTACAGGCCCGCAAAGGGCTGTGGCTGCGTATTTACGACGCCGACTCGCAGCCCGTGTTTGGCACGCTGGTTCCCTAGGGCCGGCGTGCGGTTTGCGCCGCCCGGCTGACAGGGAGTCTGGCCGGGCGGCGCGGGCCTCTGCCCGGCCCGTCCGTCGACGAACCCGCTGCGACGTACCCGTTCCAGACGACTCCCTTCCCCCACGCCGATCCGGCGGACCGCGCTGCGCGCGGCATCCGAGCCGGCTCGGGTCATAGGTCGCGGCCGCATCCCCAAGGCCGTCCCCGGCCCTCCCCAGCGGCCGCGGCCTATGACTCGAGTCGGTTTGGTTTTTTGGGGCTGTGCGATGTCGCCTGGGCTGCGTGTAGGAGCGGCGTAAGCCGCGATCAACCGAAGTTGCGTCATACCACCCGATTACCCGAAGCCGAATCACCCCGAACGCTCTTGCTATGAGCGCTCGGGGTGATTCGGCTTCGGGTTGCTGCGCTTTCGTCCGCGACTTCGGTTGATCGCGGCTTACGCCGCTCCTACAGACAGACAGCGAACATCCGCTCAGGCCGGATCGAGCCAGCCGCGCGCGATCGCCGCCTCCACATCGCCGGGCGTATCCAGATCCAACTCCAGTTCCGGCGCGCGCAGCCGCCACACCGCGCCGTCGTGCGCTTGCGCCAAGGCCGCGCCGAAGCCGCGGTCGCCGCGCAGGCCGGTGGCTTCGCGCCACAAGGCCGGGGCGATCAGCGCCGGCACGCCGAGCGCGCCGGCGTGTTCGGTCGCGGCGCAGCCCGCGGCGGCGGCGCCGTCGCGCAGCGCGCGCAGGTGCGCGAGTTCCAGCGCCGGTTGATCGCAGGCCAGCACCAGCACCGCGCCGTCGAAACCGTCCAACGCGCGCGCCGCGGCGATCAGGCTCGCGGCCATGCCGTCCTGCCAATCGGGGTTGATCACGATCTCGACCGCGAGCCCGTCGAGTTCGCCGCGCAAGCGCTCGGCGCGCGCGCCGAGCACCACCAGCGTGCGCGCCGCGCCGCTGTCGAGCGCCAGCCGCGCGCCGCGCCGCAGCAAGGTGTCGCCGTCGCGGCGCAGCAATTGCTTGGGCCGGCCGAGGCGGCGGCTGGCGCCGGCGGCGAGCAGCACGGCGGCGAACTCCACCGCTCAGGCTCCGCCGTGGCGATGGCGTTGCAATTGCGCGGCCACGCTCAAGGCGATGGCTTCGGGCCC
Encoded here:
- a CDS encoding nucleotidyltransferase family protein, yielding MEFAAVLLAAGASRRLGRPKQLLRRDGDTLLRRGARLALDSGAARTLVVLGARAERLRGELDGLAVEIVINPDWQDGMAASLIAAARALDGFDGAVLVLACDQPALELAHLRALRDGAAAAGCAATEHAGALGVPALIAPALWREATGLRGDRGFGAALAQAHDGAVWRLRAPELELDLDTPGDVEAAIARGWLDPA